The proteins below come from a single Bombus fervidus isolate BK054 chromosome 15, iyBomFerv1, whole genome shotgun sequence genomic window:
- the Jmjd4 gene encoding jumonji domain containing 4, producing MVQEVEVQNRRLSVNKKTTIIDWIDYVDTSITYDDFFSKYLMENKPCIFKPNITENWSCKRQWNLDGAPDFDVLDISFGDCIVPVADCKKRYYNSQSKDDMKMKDYLDYWMDYVKNNYSDSMALLYLKDWHCQKLFPNAPMYTVPEYFASDWLNEYYMAHPDLNDDYRFVYMGPKGTWTPLHADVFGSYSWSANIVGKKRWLLFPPGQEDFLRDIHGQLIYDATSKELENYAVYKAYDKRSIKYIDVIQKEGEIIFVPSGWHHQVWNIEDTISLNHNWINGCNIINVWYGLKKELNSVMKEVSDCKDMSNWAEQCQLILKSTYGMDYNLFFNFLTFIAKRRLSMVLKKEDVITFNRYKLGFSHCVFDLHSIKLTLIDFINDMEEKSIYYLICEKQQAHKLLNKLLLFLQSYDLTEHSST from the exons ATGGTACAAGAAGTCGAAGTTCAAAACAGGAGGTTATCTGTTAACAAAAAGACCACTATAATCGATTGGATTGATTATGTTGATACATCGATAACGTACGATGActttttttcgaaatatttaatggaGAATAAACCGTGTATTTTTAAGCCGAATATAACTGAAAATTGGTCGTGTAAAAGACAATGGAATCTAGATGGTGCACCGGATTTCGACGTCCTTGATATATCGTTTG GAGATTGTATAGTACCAGTCGCAGATTGTAAAAAGAGATATTACAATTCACAGTCTAAAGATgatatgaaaatgaaagattaCTTAGATTATTGGATGGATTATGTAAAAAACAATTATTCAGATTCTATGGCGCTTTTGTATTTAAAGGACTGGCATTGTCAGAAATTATTCCCCAATGCTCCTATGTATACAGTTCCTGAGTATTTTGCATCCGACTGGCTAAATGAATATTACATGGCACATCCTGATTTAAATGATGATTATAGATTTGTATATATGGGCCCAAAAGGAACATg GACACCATTGCATGCAGATGTATTTGGATCATACAGTTGGTCTGCTAATATAGTTGGAAAGAAACGTTGGTTACTTTTCCCTCCAGGTCAAGAAGATTTTCTTAGAGATATACATGGTCAATTAATATATGATGCAACATCCAAAGAACTTGAAAACTATGCTGTATATAAGGCCTATGATAAGcgatcgataaaatatattgatgtAATTCAGAAGGAAggtgaaattatatttgtaccATCTGGCTGGCACCATCAAGTTTGGAATATA GAGGATACAATTTCTCTCAATCATAATTGGATCAATGgctgtaatattataaatgtgtGGTATGGattaaaaaaggaattaaactccgtaatgAAAGAAGTTAGTGACTGTAAAGATATGAGCAATTGGGCAGAACAGTGTCAATTAATATTGAAATCAACGTATGGAATGGATTATAacttattctttaattttctgacATTTATAGCTAAACGTCGTTTAAGCATGGTTTTAAAAAAAGAGGACGTAATTACCTTTAATAGATATAAACTCGGATTTAGCCATTGCGTATTCGATCTCCATTCAATAAAATTGACATTGATAGACTTTATTAATGATATGGAAGAGAAATCTATTTATTACTTAATTTGTGAAAAACAGCAAGCCCATAAATTGTTGAACAAGCTGTTATTATTTTTGCAATCATATGACTTAACCGAACACTCATCTACATga
- the Cycy gene encoding cyclin Y — translation MGNKSSCCVYSSPQVGRKELGTEGVTRGLEEHLPEGGISVNNLQHISEREPEDWDSDPSLHPCAGTIFMERSKQAIENGMVRKKSQHQIADIRPLKKSSSCSTIYLDDSTVSQPNLKNTVKCVALAVYYHIKNRTSQRQIDIFDEKLHPLTREGVSEDYDKQNPEHKQIYKFVRTLFNAAQLTAECAIITLVYLERLLTYAEIDITPANWKRIVLGAILLASKVWDDQAVWNVDYCQILKDITVEDMNELERQFLEMLQFNINVPSSVYAKYYFDLRTLAEANELTFPSEPLSKEKAQKLEAMSRVYEDKVTAEALRTGIKRWSSLDNICIGGPRRSIAILS, via the exons ATGGGAAATAAAAGTAGTTGCTGTGTTTATTCCAGTCCTCAAGTTGGACGTAAGGAATTAGGAACCGAAGGTGTTACCCGAGGTCTTGAGGAACATTTACCAGAAGGTGGAATTagtgttaataatttacaacatatTAGCGAACGTGAACCAGAAGACTGGGACTCAGATCCATCACTACACCCCTGTGCTGGCACTATTTTTATGGAACGATCGAAACAAGCTATTGAAA aTGGCAtggtaagaaaaaaaagtcagCACCAAATTGCAGATATAAGGCCTTTAAAAAAGAGTAGCAGTTGCAGTACAATATATTTAGATGACAGTACTGTTTCACAACCAAATCTTAAGAATACAGTAAAATGCGTTGCCTTAGCTGTTTATTACCACATAAAAAACAGAACCTCACAGCGACAGATTGATATATTTGATGAGAAACTACATCCTTTAACG AGGGAGGGTGTTTCAGAAGATTATGATAAACAGAATCCAGAACATAAACAAATTTACAAGTTTGTGAGGACATTGTTTAATGCTGCTCAACTTACCGCTGAATGTGCCATCATAACATTAGTTTACTTAGAACGTCTGCTTACCTATGCAGAAATAGATATAACACCAGCCAATTGGAAACGAATAGTACTTGGAGCTATTTTATTAGCATCAAAAGTTTGGGATGATCAGGCTGTATGGAATGTAGATTACTGTCAAATTCTTAAAGATATTACAGTAGAAGATAT gaATGAATTAGAAAGGCAATTCTTGGAAATGCTACAGTTCAATATAAACGTTCCTTCAAGCGTGTAtgctaaatattattttgatctTCGCACACTCGCAGAAGCAAATGAATTAACATTCCCTAGTGAACCCCTCAGTAAAGAAAAAGCTCAGAAATTGGAAGCTATGTCCAGAGTTTATGAAGACAAAGTTACTGCTGAAGCTTTACGTACTGGTATTAAAAGATGGTCAAGTTTAGATAACATATGCATAGGTGGACCTAGACGTAGTATTGCCATTCTATCCTAA
- the LOC139995298 gene encoding uncharacterized protein, translated as MMLHKTNLRLCRLCGKEKQQGTDLFTDKVKGIVLISIINKYFSKEVINISNSDAFSKYVCSDCEQKIYVFDEFCLMVANVQKQLAAPSLEIDFAEDMLYQLKESDTLSKNTLNKQGVKKSTCPICAKSFRCQSHLNRHKRIHTGQRPFVCNICKMSFNQQEILMKHKERHEGKKLFQCANCHQSFRYKVSLKSHMINFHIDMEQSINNQSLQMESNSFTCPECGKQFVTKYKLQRHSRCHTGERPYHCTFCLKTFSQTGNLKVHQVKYHQMHSSVTEIRRQTQYDDQIVDCDIPTTLNNFHTVNMSEIELQNTINETINSTEQSSSYASKIYENSLYIDEEIETILDRDLGQLGQNKYSTNVQDKVPLCLKQPETPELLHSLLYDDG; from the exons ATGATGTTGCATAAAACAAACTTAAGGCTATGTCGCCTCtgtggaaaagaaaaacagcaAGGCACAGATTTGTTTACAGACAAAGTTAAAGGGATTGTACTAATAtcgattataaataaatatttctctaaagag gtgataaatatttcaaactctGATGCATTTTCCAAATATGTTTGTAGTGATTGCGAACaaaagatatatgtatttgatGAGTTCTGTTTGATGGTAGCTAATGTGCAGAAACAACTTGCAGCCCCATCTTTGGAAATTGATTTTGCAGAa GACATGTTATACCAGTTGAAAGAAAGTGATACACTATCAAAAAATACCTTAAACAAGCAGGGAGTAAAGAAAAGTACATGCCCAATATGTGCTAAAAGTTTTAGATGTCAATCACATTTAAACAGGCATAAACGTATTCATACTGGACAAAGACCTTTTGTTTGTAAT atttGTAAAATGTCATTCAATCAACAAGAAATCTTAATGAAGCATAAAGAAAGACATgaaggaaagaaattatttcaatgtgCAAATTGTCATCAATCGTTTCGTTATAAAGTTTCTTTGAAATCTcatatgataaattttcacaTAGACATGGAACAGTCTATTAATAATCAAAGTCTGCAAATGGAAAGCAATTCATTTACATGCCCCGAATGTGGTAAGCaatttgtaacaaaatataagtTACAAAGGCATTCAAGATGCCACACTGGTGAGAGACCATATCATTGTACTTTCTGTTTAAAAACATTCTCTCAAACTGGTAATTTAAAAGTGCATCAGGTGAAGTATCATCAAATGCATAGTTCTGTAACTGAAATAAGAAGACAGACTCAATACGATGATCAAATAGTTGACTGTGATATACCTACaacgttaaataatttccatacAGTTAACATGTCAGAGATCGAATTGCAAAATACGATAAACGAAACTATAAATTCTACAGAGCAGAGTAGTTCATACGCctcaaaaatatatgaaaattctttatatattgATGAGGAAATTGAAACAATTCTGGATCGCGATCTTGGCCAATTAggacaaaataaatattctacaaatGTACAAGACAAAGTACCGCTTTGCTTAAAACAACCAGAGACTCCTGAATTACTGCACAGTCTATTATATGATGATGGTTAA